The Lucilia cuprina isolate Lc7/37 chromosome 5, ASM2204524v1, whole genome shotgun sequence genome includes a window with the following:
- the LOC111686074 gene encoding 4-hydroxyphenylpyruvate dioxygenase, with protein sequence MTTYTDKGAKPEAGRFLSFDHLTFYVGNAKQAASFYTTRMGFTPLGYQGLETGNRKYAKHAVKQNKIVFVFVSAYTTDDEEHGHHVMKHGDGVKDVAFEVEDIEAIFKFAKEKGAEVVRELWEETDEYGTVKFATIKTYGDTTHTFVDRSKYRGVFLPGFKSLPKDVLLENLPAAKLDFIDHVVGNQPDLQMESVAAWYERILQFHRFWSVDDSQIHTEYSALRSIVMANYEETVKMPINEPAKGKKKSQIQEYVEYYGGAGVQHIALNTSDIITAIRNLKARGMEFLTIPDSYYEILTENLKHSRTKIKEDMKILKELNILIDYDENGYLLQIFTKNMQDRPTLFLEVIQRHNHNGFGAGNFKSLFTAIEIEQDKRGNL encoded by the exons ACCACATATACCGATAAAGGAGCCAAACCAGAAGCCGGTAGATTTCTTTCGTTCGACCATTTAACCTTTTACGTTGGCAATGCCAAACAGGCTGCTAGTTTCTATACCACCCGCATGGGTTTTACACCCTTGGGTTATCAAGGTTTAGAAACCGGCAATAGAAAATATGCCAAACATgctgttaaacaaaataaaattgtatttgttttcgTCTCCGCCTATACCACCGATGATGAGGAACATGGTCATCATGTAATGAAGCACGGTGATGGTGTTAAGGATGTAGCCTTTGAGGTCGAAGATATTGAAGCTATCTTTAAGTTTGCCAAAGAAAAGGGTGCTGAGGTTGTAAGAGAATTGTGGGAGGAAACCGATGAATATGGTACCGTTAAATTTGCTACCATTAAAACA TACGGTGATACCACTCACACCTTTGTGGATCGCAGCAAATACCGTGGTGTTTTCTTGCCCGGTTTCAAATCCCTGCCCAAAGAtgttttattggaaaatttacCCGCCGCTAAATTAGACTTCATTGATCATGTGGTCGGCAATCAGCCCGATTTGCAAATGGAAAGTGTAGCCGCTTGGTATGAACGCATTTTGCAATTCCATCGTTTCTGGTCTGTAGATGATTCACAAATTCATACCGAATACTCAGCTTTGAGATCCATTGTCATGGCCAATTACGAAGAGACTGTTAAGATGCCCATTAATGAACCAGCTAAGGGCAAAAAGAAATCACAAATCCAAGAATATGTAGAATACTATGGTGGTGCTGGTGTCCAACATATTGCTTTAAATACCAGTGATATTATCACCGCCATTAGAAACTTAAAAGCCAGAGGCATGGAATTTTTAACCATACCCGATtcttattatgaaattttaactgAAAATCTTAAACACAGTCGTACTAAGATTAAGGAAGACATGAAAATACTTAAGGAATTGAACATTTTAATCGATTACGATGAAAATGGTTATCTGTTGcaaattttcaccaaaaatatgCAAGATCGTCCCACATTGTTTTTGGAAGTTATACAACGTCATAATCACAAT ggTTTTGGTGCAGGCAACTTTAAATCTTTATTCACCGCCATTGAAATTGAACAAGACAAACGTGGcaatttgtaa
- the LOC111686101 gene encoding presenilin homolog isoform X2 — MEGHVGAPQISCNNSITGGAERKRQQKRKTEQLNSYGGTEQRDATDGAILDVPNVEIRSRRLRDADGGNPNDPDAPSSSQPTTNEAEDEEQGLKYGAQHVIKIFAPVSLCMLVVVATINSITFYTYTDTYLLYTPFHELSEDKGTKLWNALANSLILLSVVVVMTIFLIVLYKKRCYKIIHGWLILSSFMLLFIFSYLYLEELLRAYNVAMDYPTTLLILWNFGVMGMIAIHWQSPLKLQQAYLIFVSALMALVFIKYLPEWTAWAVLAAISIWDLIAVLTPKGPLRILVETAQERNEQIFPALIYSSTVLYTFMGTHAPAQRNNSSDSNSPNSPHTSTSSTSVSRTGTSAPPSAEEAAGFTEEWSSNLDDRVARRQIEVQASTSDNANRSTNYRTVTTQETRPSQMGSNMTEAQEERGIKLGLGDFIFYSVLVGKASSYGDWATTIACFVAILVGLCLTLVLLAIWRKALPALPISIFFGLFFCLATSAIVKPFMEELSDQQVFI, encoded by the exons ATGGAAGGCCACGTCGGTGCCCCTCAAATCAGTTGTAATAACTCGATAACGGGAGGAGCTGAACGAAAACGTCAGCAAAAACGTAAAACGGAACAGTTGAATAGTTATGGTGGCACCGAACAGCGTGATGCTACTGATGGG gCCATTTTAGATGTACCCAATGTAGAAATACGTAGTAGACGTTTGCGTGATGCTGATGGTGGTAATCCTAACGATCCAGATGCTCCCTCTAGTTCTCAACCTACTACTAACGAGGCCGAAGATGAAGAACAGGGTTTGAAATATGGAGCTCAACATGTTATAAAGATTTTTGCTCCCGTCTCTTTGTGCATGTTAGTGGTAGTGGCCACCATTAATTCAATTACCTTTTACACTTATACTGATACTTATTT atTATATACCCCATTCCATGAATTATCTGAAGATAAAGGCACAAAACTTTGGAATGCCTTAGCCAATTCTCTAATACTTCTCTCCGTCGTTGTGGTAATGACCATTTTTCTAATTGTTCTCTATAAGAAACGTTGCTATAAGATTATACACGGCTGGTTGATACTATCATCCTTTATGTTGCTATTCATTTTCAGTTATTTATATTTGGA agAACTTTTAAGAGCCTATAATGTTGCTATGGATTATCCCACTACACTGTTGATATTATGGAATTTTGGTGTTATGGGCATGATAGCCATACACTGGCAGAGTCCTTTAAAGTTGCAACAGGCTTATTTGATATTTGTTTCAGCTTTAATGGCTTtggttttcataaaatatttgccCGAATGGACTGCTTGGGCTGTCTTAGCGGCTATATCTATATGgg atttaataGCTGTTCTAACACCTAAAGGACCTTTGCGTATTTTAGTAGAAACCGCCCAAGAAAGAAATGAACAAATTTTCCCTGCCCTTATCTACTCTT CCACTGTTTTGTACACGTTTATGGGCACTCATGCCCCGGCTCAACGTAATAATTCTTCCGATTCGAATTCACCCAACTCGCCGCATACCTCAACTTCGTCTACTTCTGTTTCCCGTACAGGTACAAGTGCACCTCCTAGTGCTGAAG AAGCGGCTGGTTTTACCGAAGAATGGTCATCAAATTTAGATGATCGTGTGGCTCGCCGTCAAATTGAGGTACAGGCTAGTACTTCAGATAATGCTAATCGTTCAACTAATTATCGTACGGTTACTACTCAAGAAACTCGACCCTCTCAAATGGGCAGTAATATGACGGAAGCTCAAGAAGAAC GTGGCATTAAACTCGGTCTGGgtgattttattttctattctgTATTGGTGGGTAAAGCTTCATCGTATGGCGATTGGGCAACAACAATTGCCTGTTTTGTGGCTATACTTGTAGGATTATGTCTAACATTAGTTTTGTTAGCCATATGGCGTAAAGCATTGCCAGCATTGcctatatcaatattttttggaCTATTCTTTTGTTTGGCTACAAGTGCTATAGTCAAACCGTTTATGGAGGAACTATCAGATCAGcaagtttttatatga
- the LOC111686073 gene encoding rho GTPase-activating protein gacU isoform X1: protein MLCKACNRVAQPSEIEDCFEKAIDILKHHYTFYKNALKQRDLELQQIKERNEKLNKALQLLQTNQQQQPAKRYKSQHGDDSWLANNNSLQEDRVTSDLSLTDDEPIGASNLNMALNSEQLFETSALSQSKSDVSLPNSLEVLTSPRVKESPKRNHQRDIMRCFKDRNKPVERSKSEWNTKERNSPAEKSWTMKFLQPEKVKSTEGKNNVEAKKLAVDKRLCLSLRKPNPSKVKQSLLNFDKSKDGSFREDNTQRLSLKKPSFRKTLLLQKFLDDLPCKIFNKSDVGDDIIDASPVIVNKNSKAGRSWSHRSGHNHSNNNNSTTTNPLSNVATNKNNKDYKHDTNKTLDGIVFDFSPSKKTDATLELNSTKDLQPKQLKFDNEISTDCTALPNDPMSISTIKSDTSSVVILTPATQDIIFVDDCSDFEHEIDTMDLLASTDNLEKLKKYESKYIQKQQTKDVEAFKKPQCNKKIQSLNKIKQEKITQELKTDIISKRQEDKPSCSTSIKPQNPLLDELDTEDEEDFMPKPFIIKQERDVPSTTNKLTIKQRFNIDCDECEKLINFLDKGLSDEQIQQHLEKSHQRHLNDMMRQNTPKDFWNPFILSFQADDPRNEVLIDNRFKDKK, encoded by the exons atgttatgcAAAGCATGTAATCGCGTAGCGCAACCTTCAGAAATAGAAGATTGTTTTGAAAAAGCTATAGATATATTAAAACACCACTATACTT tttataaaaaTGCTCTAAAACAACGTGACTTGGAATTGCAACAAATCAAGGAACGCAATGAGAAACTTAACAAAGCATTACAACTCTTACAAAcaaatcaacaacagcaacctGCCAAACGTTATAAATCTCAACATGGTGATGATTCTTGGTTGGCTAATAATAATTCTTTACAAGAAGACCGTGTTACCTCCGATCTTAGTCTAACTGATGATGAACCTATAGGTGCTTCCAATTTAAATATGGCTCTCAATAGTGAACAACTATTTGAGACATCTGCTTTAAGTCAATCAAAAAGTGATGTTAGCTTACCAAACTCATTGGAAGTGTTGACAAGTCCTCGTGTAAAAGAGTCACCCAAAAGAAATCATCAACGAGACATAATGCGTTGTTTTAAAGATCGTAATAAGCCTGTGGAGAGATCAAAATCAGAGTGGAATACCAAAGAACGTAATAGTCCAGCGGAAAAATCATGGACCATGAAATTTTTACAACCGGAAAAAGTTAAATCGACTGAGGGCAAAAATAATGTGGAGGCAAAAAAATTGGCAGTCGATAAGAGATTATGTTTGTCATTGAGAAAACCAAATCCAAGTAAAGTGAAACAATCGCtgttaaattttgataaatctaAAGATGGAAGCTTTCGGGAG GATAATACACAGCGTTTGTCATTAAAGAAACCTAGTTTTAGGAAAACTCTACTATTACAAAAGTTTCTTGATGATTTaccatgtaaaatttttaataag TCCGATGTGGGAGATGACATAATCGATGCCAGCCCAgtaatagtaaataaaaattcaaaagctGGACGTTCTTGGTCACATAg AAGCGGCCACaatcacagcaacaacaacaacagcacaaCAACAAACCCCCTATCAAACGtagcaacaaacaaaaacaacaaagattATAAACACGATACCAATAAAACCCTAGATGGTATAGTCTTTGACTTTTCACCTTCGAAAAAAACTGATGCAACTTTAGAGCTTAATTCCACTAAAGATTTACAAcctaaacaattgaaatttgatAATGAAATCTCTACAGATTGTACTGCCTTACCTAATGATCCAATGAGCATTTCAACAATTAAAAGTGATACATCAAGTGTAGTGATACTAACGCCTGCTACACAGGATATAATATTTGTAGATGATTGTAGTGATTTTGAACATGAAATTGATACTATGGACTTATTGGCTAGCACCGATAATTTGGAGAAACTTAAGAAATATGAAAGTAAATA CATACAAAAGCAACAAACTAAGGACGTAGAAGCGTTTAAAAAGCCACAATGCAACAAGAAAATACAatcgttaaataaaattaaacaagaaaaaattacacaagAATTAAAGACTgatataatttcaaaaagacAAGAAGATAAACCAAGTTGTAGTACAAGCATAAAACCACAAAATCCTTTATTAGATGAATTAGATACAGAAGATGAAGAAGACTTTATGCCTAAaccttttataataaaacaagaaagGGATGTTCcgtcaacaacaaataaattaaccATAAAACAACGTTTTAACATAGACTGTGATGAATGCGAGAAA TTAATCAACTTTTTGGATAAAGGTTTAAGTGATGAACAAATTCAACAGCATTTAGAAAAGTCACATCAACGTCACTTAAACGATATGATGCGTCAAAATACCCCCAAAGATTTTTGGAATCCATTTATATTATCCTTTCAGGCGGATGATCCTAGGAATGAGGTGTTAATCGATAATCGTTTCAAGGATAAGAAGTAA
- the LOC111686102 gene encoding 39S ribosomal protein L15, mitochondrial gives MAHIRETADKALKMLRTLPRVQIGNLRPNPNSKQNDKRGRAQHGGDKHGAGNKGSGQRQNFMRLGYETGNTPFYIRFPYEPYYKGHHLRRQYPKISLLQLQVMLDTNRIDAKQPIDLTTLCNTGLVSFNPASMEFGFQLTDEGADKFKTKICIEVQHAKESVIAAIERNGGVIRTAYYDPRSLHALKNPEKWFEKGVPIPKRLLPPQDAIGYYSSAENRGYLADPEEISKHRLVLAQKYGYELPKIEEDPDYEMLTSMKDARQLFYGLEPGWVVNLKDQTIIKPKESMQ, from the exons ATGGCTCATATAAGAGAAACAGCCGACAAGGCTTTAAAAATGCTGCGCACTTTGCCTAGAGTACAAATTGGCAATTTAAGACCCAATccaaattctaaacaaaat gaTAAAAGAGGTCGTGCCCAGCATGGTGGTGATAAACATGGTGCCGGCAACAAAGGTTCCGGTCAGAGACAAAATTTCATGCGTCTCGGTTATGAAACAGGCAATACACCCTTCTATATACGTTTTCCCTATGAACCCTACTATAAGGGACATCATCTGAGAAGACAATATCCCAAGATTTCCTTGTTACAATTGCAAGTTATGTTGGACACCAATCGCATCGATGCCAAACAGCCTATAGATTTGACTACTCTTTGTAACACCGGTTTGGTTAGTTTCAATCCTGCCTCCATGGAATTTGGTTTTCAATTAACTGATGAGGGTGCCGATAAATTTAAGACCAAAATATGTATTGAAGTGCAGCATGCTAAGGAATCGGTTATAGCGGCCATAGAACGTAATGGTGGTGTTATACGTACCGCTTATTATGATCCCAGAAGTTTACATGCTTTAAAAAATCCCGAAAAATGGTTTGAAAAGGGTGTACCTATACCCAAGAGATTGTTGCCACCACAAGACGCTATAGGTTATTATTCGTCGGCGGAAAATCGTGGTTATTTGGCAGATCCCGAAGAAATCAGTAAACATCGTTTGGTTTTAGCTCAAAAATATGGTTATGAATTGCCCAAAATAGAAGAGGATCCAGACTATGAAATGCTTACTAGCATGAAGGATGCTAGACAATTGTTCTATGGTTTAGAACCCGGTTGGGTGGTTAATCTTAAGGATCAAACTATTATAAAACCCAAAGAAAGCATGCAATAG
- the LOC111686101 gene encoding presenilin homolog isoform X1, whose translation MEGHVGAPQISCNNSITGGAERKRQQKRKTEQLNSYGGTEQRDATDGAILDVPNVEIRSRRLRDADGGNPNDPDAPSSSQPTTNEAEDEEQGLKYGAQHVIKIFAPVSLCMLVVVATINSITFYTYTDTYLLYTPFHELSEDKGTKLWNALANSLILLSVVVVMTIFLIVLYKKRCYKIIHGWLILSSFMLLFIFSYLYLEELLRAYNVAMDYPTTLLILWNFGVMGMIAIHWQSPLKLQQAYLIFVSALMALVFIKYLPEWTAWAVLAAISIWDLIAVLTPKGPLRILVETAQERNEQIFPALIYSSTVLYTFMGTHAPAQRNNSSDSNSPNSPHTSTSSTSVSRTGTSAPPSAEGMPLVTFKMRGNEAAGFTEEWSSNLDDRVARRQIEVQASTSDNANRSTNYRTVTTQETRPSQMGSNMTEAQEERGIKLGLGDFIFYSVLVGKASSYGDWATTIACFVAILVGLCLTLVLLAIWRKALPALPISIFFGLFFCLATSAIVKPFMEELSDQQVFI comes from the exons ATGGAAGGCCACGTCGGTGCCCCTCAAATCAGTTGTAATAACTCGATAACGGGAGGAGCTGAACGAAAACGTCAGCAAAAACGTAAAACGGAACAGTTGAATAGTTATGGTGGCACCGAACAGCGTGATGCTACTGATGGG gCCATTTTAGATGTACCCAATGTAGAAATACGTAGTAGACGTTTGCGTGATGCTGATGGTGGTAATCCTAACGATCCAGATGCTCCCTCTAGTTCTCAACCTACTACTAACGAGGCCGAAGATGAAGAACAGGGTTTGAAATATGGAGCTCAACATGTTATAAAGATTTTTGCTCCCGTCTCTTTGTGCATGTTAGTGGTAGTGGCCACCATTAATTCAATTACCTTTTACACTTATACTGATACTTATTT atTATATACCCCATTCCATGAATTATCTGAAGATAAAGGCACAAAACTTTGGAATGCCTTAGCCAATTCTCTAATACTTCTCTCCGTCGTTGTGGTAATGACCATTTTTCTAATTGTTCTCTATAAGAAACGTTGCTATAAGATTATACACGGCTGGTTGATACTATCATCCTTTATGTTGCTATTCATTTTCAGTTATTTATATTTGGA agAACTTTTAAGAGCCTATAATGTTGCTATGGATTATCCCACTACACTGTTGATATTATGGAATTTTGGTGTTATGGGCATGATAGCCATACACTGGCAGAGTCCTTTAAAGTTGCAACAGGCTTATTTGATATTTGTTTCAGCTTTAATGGCTTtggttttcataaaatatttgccCGAATGGACTGCTTGGGCTGTCTTAGCGGCTATATCTATATGgg atttaataGCTGTTCTAACACCTAAAGGACCTTTGCGTATTTTAGTAGAAACCGCCCAAGAAAGAAATGAACAAATTTTCCCTGCCCTTATCTACTCTT CCACTGTTTTGTACACGTTTATGGGCACTCATGCCCCGGCTCAACGTAATAATTCTTCCGATTCGAATTCACCCAACTCGCCGCATACCTCAACTTCGTCTACTTCTGTTTCCCGTACAGGTACAAGTGCACCTCCTAGTGCTGAAGGTATGCCTCTAGTGACATTTAAAATGCGCGGAAatg AAGCGGCTGGTTTTACCGAAGAATGGTCATCAAATTTAGATGATCGTGTGGCTCGCCGTCAAATTGAGGTACAGGCTAGTACTTCAGATAATGCTAATCGTTCAACTAATTATCGTACGGTTACTACTCAAGAAACTCGACCCTCTCAAATGGGCAGTAATATGACGGAAGCTCAAGAAGAAC GTGGCATTAAACTCGGTCTGGgtgattttattttctattctgTATTGGTGGGTAAAGCTTCATCGTATGGCGATTGGGCAACAACAATTGCCTGTTTTGTGGCTATACTTGTAGGATTATGTCTAACATTAGTTTTGTTAGCCATATGGCGTAAAGCATTGCCAGCATTGcctatatcaatattttttggaCTATTCTTTTGTTTGGCTACAAGTGCTATAGTCAAACCGTTTATGGAGGAACTATCAGATCAGcaagtttttatatga
- the LOC111686073 gene encoding uncharacterized protein LOC111686073 isoform X2, whose translation MLCKACNRVAQPSEIEDCFEKAIDILKHHYTFYKNALKQRDLELQQIKERNEKLNKALQLLQTNQQQQPAKRYKSQHGDDSWLANNNSLQEDRVTSDLSLTDDEPIGASNLNMALNSEQLFETSALSQSKSDVSLPNSLEVLTSPRVKESPKRNHQRDIMRCFKDRNKPVERSKSEWNTKERNSPAEKSWTMKFLQPEKVKSTEGKNNVEAKKLAVDKRLCLSLRKPNPSKVKQSLLNFDKSKDGSFRESDVGDDIIDASPVIVNKNSKAGRSWSHRSGHNHSNNNNSTTTNPLSNVATNKNNKDYKHDTNKTLDGIVFDFSPSKKTDATLELNSTKDLQPKQLKFDNEISTDCTALPNDPMSISTIKSDTSSVVILTPATQDIIFVDDCSDFEHEIDTMDLLASTDNLEKLKKYESKYIQKQQTKDVEAFKKPQCNKKIQSLNKIKQEKITQELKTDIISKRQEDKPSCSTSIKPQNPLLDELDTEDEEDFMPKPFIIKQERDVPSTTNKLTIKQRFNIDCDECEKLINFLDKGLSDEQIQQHLEKSHQRHLNDMMRQNTPKDFWNPFILSFQADDPRNEVLIDNRFKDKK comes from the exons atgttatgcAAAGCATGTAATCGCGTAGCGCAACCTTCAGAAATAGAAGATTGTTTTGAAAAAGCTATAGATATATTAAAACACCACTATACTT tttataaaaaTGCTCTAAAACAACGTGACTTGGAATTGCAACAAATCAAGGAACGCAATGAGAAACTTAACAAAGCATTACAACTCTTACAAAcaaatcaacaacagcaacctGCCAAACGTTATAAATCTCAACATGGTGATGATTCTTGGTTGGCTAATAATAATTCTTTACAAGAAGACCGTGTTACCTCCGATCTTAGTCTAACTGATGATGAACCTATAGGTGCTTCCAATTTAAATATGGCTCTCAATAGTGAACAACTATTTGAGACATCTGCTTTAAGTCAATCAAAAAGTGATGTTAGCTTACCAAACTCATTGGAAGTGTTGACAAGTCCTCGTGTAAAAGAGTCACCCAAAAGAAATCATCAACGAGACATAATGCGTTGTTTTAAAGATCGTAATAAGCCTGTGGAGAGATCAAAATCAGAGTGGAATACCAAAGAACGTAATAGTCCAGCGGAAAAATCATGGACCATGAAATTTTTACAACCGGAAAAAGTTAAATCGACTGAGGGCAAAAATAATGTGGAGGCAAAAAAATTGGCAGTCGATAAGAGATTATGTTTGTCATTGAGAAAACCAAATCCAAGTAAAGTGAAACAATCGCtgttaaattttgataaatctaAAGATGGAAGCTTTCGGGAG TCCGATGTGGGAGATGACATAATCGATGCCAGCCCAgtaatagtaaataaaaattcaaaagctGGACGTTCTTGGTCACATAg AAGCGGCCACaatcacagcaacaacaacaacagcacaaCAACAAACCCCCTATCAAACGtagcaacaaacaaaaacaacaaagattATAAACACGATACCAATAAAACCCTAGATGGTATAGTCTTTGACTTTTCACCTTCGAAAAAAACTGATGCAACTTTAGAGCTTAATTCCACTAAAGATTTACAAcctaaacaattgaaatttgatAATGAAATCTCTACAGATTGTACTGCCTTACCTAATGATCCAATGAGCATTTCAACAATTAAAAGTGATACATCAAGTGTAGTGATACTAACGCCTGCTACACAGGATATAATATTTGTAGATGATTGTAGTGATTTTGAACATGAAATTGATACTATGGACTTATTGGCTAGCACCGATAATTTGGAGAAACTTAAGAAATATGAAAGTAAATA CATACAAAAGCAACAAACTAAGGACGTAGAAGCGTTTAAAAAGCCACAATGCAACAAGAAAATACAatcgttaaataaaattaaacaagaaaaaattacacaagAATTAAAGACTgatataatttcaaaaagacAAGAAGATAAACCAAGTTGTAGTACAAGCATAAAACCACAAAATCCTTTATTAGATGAATTAGATACAGAAGATGAAGAAGACTTTATGCCTAAaccttttataataaaacaagaaagGGATGTTCcgtcaacaacaaataaattaaccATAAAACAACGTTTTAACATAGACTGTGATGAATGCGAGAAA TTAATCAACTTTTTGGATAAAGGTTTAAGTGATGAACAAATTCAACAGCATTTAGAAAAGTCACATCAACGTCACTTAAACGATATGATGCGTCAAAATACCCCCAAAGATTTTTGGAATCCATTTATATTATCCTTTCAGGCGGATGATCCTAGGAATGAGGTGTTAATCGATAATCGTTTCAAGGATAAGAAGTAA